One genomic segment of Carboxydothermus pertinax includes these proteins:
- a CDS encoding peptide ABC transporter substrate-binding protein, which translates to MRKRNGLLALLAVVLSFSLVFTGCAKKTEENKTGENKTPQVIKYVLGADPETLDPGKMTGAPEGTIANEVFEGLTRYDKDGKIAPGIAESWEVSQDGKTYTFHLRDAKWSDGTPVTANDFKYAWLRALSPELASEYAYQLYYIKGAEEYNSGKGKAEDVGITVVDDKTLKVELKEPAPQFLGLTAFQTLMPLKKEAVEANPDFKVGNGKKIIGNGPFVIDSYTSKDKIVLKKNPNYWDASSVKLDELDFYLIDDAKTALTMFENGEVDMISDIPTEDMPRLKQEGKLKVFPQLATYFYRFNTTKKPFNDPRVRKAFAMAIDRQALIDTILQAEQKPAYAFVPYGILDANGKDFRENGGNAYFKEDVAEAKKLLAEAGYPDGKGFPTVTILFNTSEGHKKIAEAIQQMWKKNLGVNVKILNQEWQVYLDSQRKLKYDICRAGWIADYSDPMTFIDMFVTNGGNNETGWSNKKYDELVKKAKSTNDQAVRMQAMHDAEKILMDEMPIMPIYFYTNPELISDKLQDVIVPSFGVEAEFKWASVK; encoded by the coding sequence TTGAGAAAAAGAAACGGTTTACTGGCACTCTTGGCTGTAGTGCTAAGCTTCTCTTTGGTTTTCACCGGCTGTGCCAAGAAGACCGAAGAGAATAAGACTGGGGAAAATAAAACCCCGCAAGTTATTAAATATGTTTTAGGGGCTGACCCGGAAACTCTGGATCCTGGTAAGATGACCGGGGCGCCTGAAGGGACAATTGCCAATGAGGTTTTTGAGGGATTAACCCGTTATGACAAAGATGGGAAAATTGCACCCGGTATTGCGGAAAGCTGGGAAGTTTCCCAGGATGGAAAAACTTATACTTTCCATTTAAGGGATGCCAAGTGGAGTGACGGAACCCCGGTAACAGCTAATGACTTTAAGTATGCTTGGCTTCGGGCTTTATCTCCCGAGTTAGCTTCGGAGTACGCATACCAGCTTTATTACATTAAAGGTGCTGAAGAATACAACAGCGGTAAGGGTAAAGCTGAAGATGTAGGCATTACTGTTGTGGATGACAAAACACTAAAGGTTGAGCTCAAAGAACCTGCCCCCCAGTTCTTAGGTTTGACTGCTTTCCAAACCCTTATGCCCTTAAAGAAAGAAGCTGTTGAAGCTAATCCGGATTTTAAGGTTGGAAATGGCAAAAAAATAATTGGTAATGGTCCTTTTGTTATTGATAGTTATACCTCAAAAGATAAAATAGTCCTTAAGAAAAACCCCAATTATTGGGATGCTTCCAGTGTTAAATTAGATGAACTTGATTTTTATTTAATTGATGATGCTAAAACTGCTTTAACCATGTTTGAAAACGGTGAAGTCGATATGATCAGTGATATACCTACTGAAGATATGCCGCGGTTAAAGCAAGAAGGTAAATTAAAAGTATTTCCGCAATTGGCAACTTATTTCTATCGTTTTAATACTACCAAAAAGCCCTTTAATGATCCGCGAGTAAGAAAAGCTTTTGCGATGGCTATTGATCGGCAAGCGTTAATTGATACCATTCTTCAAGCTGAGCAAAAGCCGGCATATGCGTTTGTTCCTTATGGCATTCTTGATGCAAACGGCAAAGATTTTCGGGAAAATGGTGGGAATGCTTACTTTAAGGAAGATGTAGCCGAAGCCAAGAAGCTTTTAGCTGAAGCCGGCTATCCTGATGGTAAAGGCTTTCCAACGGTAACTATACTGTTTAACACTTCCGAAGGACATAAGAAAATTGCTGAAGCAATTCAGCAGATGTGGAAGAAGAACCTTGGTGTAAATGTTAAAATTCTAAACCAGGAGTGGCAAGTATATCTTGATAGCCAACGCAAGTTAAAATATGATATATGTCGGGCTGGTTGGATTGCTGACTATAGTGATCCAATGACCTTCATAGATATGTTTGTAACCAACGGTGGCAACAATGAAACTGGCTGGAGCAATAAAAAGTACGATGAATTAGTGAAAAAAGCCAAGTCCACCAACGACCAAGCAGTTCGTATGCAAGCAATGCATGATGCTGAAAAGATTTTAATGGATGAAATGCCAATAATGCCGATTTACTTCTATACTAATCCTGAATTAATAAGTGACAAACTCCAGGATGTGATAGTTCCTTCCTTTGGTGTAGAAGCTGAATTTAAGTGGGCTAGTGTGAAGTAG
- a CDS encoding ABC transporter permease, producing the protein MEITKELLTPLEKSGFEAEAIGKPRTTYWQDVRRNFRKNKLAMVGLVVIIILVIMAAIGPYLSGHTYDEQNYKMVNQPPNSQYWFGTDSLGRDLFTRIWYGARISLEVGIVTAVLVFLIGVLYGGISGYFGGIVDEIMMRIVEILSSIPFLLWVILLMVVMEPGLKTIFIALGAVYWLNMARMVRGQVLSLKEQEYVLAAKVLGASPLRILVRHIIPNTMGPIIVAMTLMIPEAIFTEAWLSFLGLGVSAPMASWGSLASDGVQAITAYPWQLFFPALFISITMLAFNFVGDGLRDALDPRARR; encoded by the coding sequence GTGGAAATCACCAAAGAACTTTTAACACCCCTTGAAAAGTCTGGCTTTGAAGCGGAAGCTATTGGCAAACCTAGAACTACTTACTGGCAGGATGTGCGTAGAAATTTTCGTAAAAACAAGTTAGCAATGGTAGGTTTAGTAGTAATCATTATCTTAGTTATTATGGCAGCTATAGGTCCTTATCTTTCGGGTCATACCTATGATGAACAAAACTATAAGATGGTGAATCAACCCCCTAATAGTCAATACTGGTTTGGAACCGACTCTCTTGGGCGAGACCTGTTTACCAGGATCTGGTACGGAGCCAGGATTTCGCTGGAAGTGGGTATTGTTACGGCGGTTTTAGTATTTTTAATAGGCGTATTGTATGGTGGTATTTCCGGTTATTTTGGCGGAATAGTGGACGAAATAATGATGAGGATTGTGGAGATACTCTCCAGTATTCCTTTTCTTTTGTGGGTAATTCTTTTAATGGTAGTCATGGAACCAGGTTTAAAGACTATTTTTATAGCTCTTGGAGCGGTTTACTGGCTGAACATGGCGCGGATGGTTAGAGGACAAGTATTATCTTTAAAAGAGCAAGAATATGTTTTAGCGGCGAAAGTACTGGGGGCTAGTCCCTTACGCATATTAGTGCGCCATATAATACCGAACACCATGGGCCCGATTATTGTTGCCATGACTTTAATGATTCCTGAAGCTATCTTTACTGAAGCCTGGCTTAGCTTTTTAGGCTTAGGAGTTTCTGCTCCAATGGCCAGTTGGGGTAGTCTTGCCAGCGATGGTGTGCAGGCTATCACTGCTTATCCATGGCAGCTGTTCTTCCCGGCGCTCTTTATTAGCATAACCATGCTGGCCTTTAACTTTGTGGGAGACGGGTTAAGAGATGCACTAGACCCGCGGGCCAGGAGATAG
- a CDS encoding ABC transporter permease gives MGRFLLQRLAYMIVALLLIITFTFILMHVVPGGPFASEKQLPESVMKNLNEKFHLKDPLWLQYLKYLAQLAKGDLGVSFKYEGRTVNEFIKNGFPVSATLGAVAVLIALIVGISLGIISALHQNKWQDYLAMIIATIGFSVPSFIMASLLMYFFAYKIKLFPTAMWGTPAHVVLPSVALATLPTAFISRLVRSNMIEVLQQDYIKTARAKGMSERVVIYKHALKNAILPVVTYLGPLIAGIFTGSFVVEKIFAIPGIGRDFVLSIVNRDYGLILGLTIFYAAFLMFMNLLVDLSYALIDPRIKLTRKEG, from the coding sequence ATGGGCCGTTTTTTACTGCAGCGTTTAGCGTATATGATAGTGGCTTTGCTTTTAATTATTACTTTTACTTTTATCCTAATGCACGTGGTTCCAGGCGGTCCCTTCGCTAGCGAAAAGCAACTTCCTGAATCGGTGATGAAAAACCTGAATGAAAAGTTCCATTTAAAAGATCCTTTATGGCTACAGTATCTTAAGTATTTAGCCCAATTAGCCAAAGGAGATCTTGGAGTTTCTTTTAAATATGAAGGGCGTACAGTTAATGAGTTTATAAAAAATGGATTTCCGGTTTCAGCAACTTTAGGGGCTGTAGCGGTATTAATAGCGTTGATTGTTGGTATATCATTAGGCATTATTTCAGCCCTCCATCAAAACAAATGGCAGGATTATTTAGCCATGATCATAGCTACTATAGGCTTTTCAGTACCAAGCTTTATCATGGCTTCTCTGTTAATGTACTTTTTTGCCTATAAAATAAAACTTTTTCCAACGGCAATGTGGGGTACTCCGGCGCATGTTGTACTTCCATCTGTAGCTCTAGCTACTTTGCCCACAGCGTTTATTTCGCGCTTGGTGCGCTCTAATATGATTGAAGTGTTGCAGCAGGACTACATTAAAACTGCCCGGGCGAAAGGAATGAGTGAACGGGTAGTTATTTATAAGCATGCTCTAAAAAATGCTATTTTACCGGTGGTTACTTATTTGGGTCCACTAATTGCAGGGATATTTACCGGAAGCTTCGTGGTCGAGAAAATTTTTGCTATTCCAGGAATAGGACGGGATTTTGTACTTTCAATTGTTAACCGGGATTATGGCTTAATCTTAGGCCTGACCATTTTTTATGCGGCATTTTTAATGTTTATGAACCTTTTAGTTGACCTTTCCTACGCCTTAATTGACCCGAGAATTAAACTTACCCGGAAGGAGGGCTAA